The DNA segment AAGAGGCAAAGATGACGCCAATAACAATACAAAATTTTGAGCATTTAATGGAAACGTTGGAAAAACTAAAGCTGGAGGGTGTTCAAAGTTACATTGGATGTTGTTGCGAAGCTTTTTACTGTAAGCATCAAGATGACCTTTTACGAATTGGCATTCCAGGGATTATTGTAGGGATTGATAATCAGACATGCTACGATTTGGGGAAAGAGCAAGACGCTCTTAAAGGGAACTTTGAAAGCCAAACGGAACTTAAAATTGACCTGCTCCGTAAGTTAGTAAACCAAAAAAAGGAGAAAGTTAACAGAAATGCCGGACTTTGACGTTATAGTTGTGGGAGGCGGACCAGCGGGGGTTATTTCGGCTTTAAAATGCTCGCAATTAGGACTTAATGCTCTTTTGATAGAGCAAGGGGATAGAGGGCGTCACAAACCTTGCGGTGGCGTACTTACCCCTACATGCGTTGAGACTCTGCAAGAGACTCTTAAAACACAGCTCCCTCAAACCGTAACTTGTTCACCCCGAACGCTAGGGCTATACTATGTGCCGCCAAATGGGAGGAGAGAGGGCGGCCGCGTCAGGAATTACAAACTTCTCAACATCAACCGAGACTTATTGGATAGCTGGCTCCTTTCTTATGCTATACGATCTGGCGTTGAGGTTTGGACTCGTGCAAAATTTCTTGACGTTAGAAAATCGAAGCCTATTGAAGTTTTGATTATGAAGAACAATCATGTCGCCAAAATGACTACTAAGTATTTGATCGGGGCTGATGGAGTTTATTCGAGGGTACGAAGACAATTGCGTAATAGAAGTAAATCAAGGACAATAACGATCTTACAAGAATACTGCCATGCGGAAGGGGAGTTTGAAGATTGCTTTTACATGTTCTTTCGAGAAAGCATTTCTCCAACATACTCTTATCTCATCCCGAAAGACGGTCTTTACCTAATCGGAGTTGGGCTCCCTAGGAACTATCCAATTGCTATTTCCGAGGCCCTCACCAATTTCAAAAATTGGCTAAGTGAGGATTTCGTGTTTAAACTATTATCTTCAAAGCGGAAAGAAACTTGGGCAATCCCCTATGGTTCAACATTTACCGGTATAGAAAATATAATTCTAGTCGGAGATGCTGCGGGATTCTGCAACGCATTGTCTGGAGAGGGTATCAGACTAGCTGTCGAAAGCGGCATTGCCGCGGGCGAAGCCGTCCAAGATGCCATGTCCACCAACACCCCTCTTGCGTTAACATATGCACAGCATGTTGACGAGCTCACAAGTTTCATACATCAAACGTATAAGTTTGCGATTAGTTTAACAGATGAACGTAGAGAGGAATTTATTAAATCAGAACTTGCTCGCCTTTCACTCCGGTAACAGTGATCAAAATAAAGTTTATTTGTT comes from the Candidatus Bathyarchaeota archaeon genome and includes:
- a CDS encoding NAD(P)/FAD-dependent oxidoreductase, which encodes MPDFDVIVVGGGPAGVISALKCSQLGLNALLIEQGDRGRHKPCGGVLTPTCVETLQETLKTQLPQTVTCSPRTLGLYYVPPNGRREGGRVRNYKLLNINRDLLDSWLLSYAIRSGVEVWTRAKFLDVRKSKPIEVLIMKNNHVAKMTTKYLIGADGVYSRVRRQLRNRSKSRTITILQEYCHAEGEFEDCFYMFFRESISPTYSYLIPKDGLYLIGVGLPRNYPIAISEALTNFKNWLSEDFVFKLLSSKRKETWAIPYGSTFTGIENIILVGDAAGFCNALSGEGIRLAVESGIAAGEAVQDAMSTNTPLALTYAQHVDELTSFIHQTYKFAISLTDERREEFIKSELARLSLR